TTAAAAAAAGCTTTTTAGTCAcaaaagcaagaaatataaaaaaagatTGTCTAATGCTAAAGTATCATGAGACAAAAGCCcaaggaaataagaaaaagagaaaaataaatttaaaaaagaagGGTCAAACTTAGAAAAGGAATTATAAAAAATTCAGATGGTCAGTATTAAGAAATATTAGGCTGGCTTTCAGAAAAAGAAACGCTTCCATTAGAAATAGAACCCACGTCTCTTACTTCAGAGGCTTCTAAGTTCAACCTCAGAACCACAACACCTATTAGTCATTTTGGTTCTTGGGTGTTTGCCAATATATTATATTGGTTTCTTATATTTCTGATATAATCATACACAATTTATGTTGAGATCAATGGGTGCTGAAGCACCTATAATTAGTACATAGATCCGCCTTGTATTAGTTGAGAACAGGGATGGCAAACGGGTGGGTCGAGTCAGATATGAGCGGGTTAAAAACggataatgcaaaaacggatAAAATATCCTACCTGACCCATGTTTAATATGACTTCTTGAATGTGATCactttttgggagaattcctaatcTCCCAACCTTGAGGGACCCCCAATTTGAGTCTTGGCAAATGTAAAATTTAAATCCATTAGCTATCTatttttaagtggataatatggatctACATTTGGCCCATTTTcgaaaagttcattatccaacccatattttagtggataatatggatggattatttttttaaaatccatTTTGCCACAACTAATTGAGAATATGTTTTAGACGTTAGCACTTTTACTTAGGTTATATATACTCTCTAGGAGTGGTTTAACCTTAGGAGATTTATATGTTTAGAAAATATACAGAATTTTTGATATTTCTTATTTGTATTTACATAATATTGGCATAAGATGAATTAAATGGAGTAATGTGGTCAGTGAGAATTTACATAGCTagccccaacttgtttgggactaaagtgcagtagtagtagttgttgttgatgatgaactTTACTGTTGAGCGGGGATAACATTATTTGTTCTTTGTGCAATGGATTTTTTTATATCAATTTTGGCTGCAAGATGGTGCCGTGTTGATGCTTGTTCTTTACATGGAGTTTTTGTGAACAGAAGTGTTATTGGGCTTGATATTGATATTGAGTCTCTTGAGATTGCATCTGCAAACGCTGATGAACTTGAGGTGATTGTACTTTTTCACAAGTATATTgcatttgttttttcctttttgactTGAAAGGCTGAGACAACTCTCTCAttcttttaaaattgattttgaTTAATAAATTTATTAGCATTCCATATTTATCTGTGTGCTTATCTTCATCTCTTGAACAATTTCTTCTGCAGATAGACATGGATTTTATTCAATGTGACATTAGAAACTTAAAATGGAGATGTATCTTCCTTGCCCcgttcttttaaaaaaaaaaaaaaaaaattctcttttacGGTTTTACCTGGCTCATGATTGATATTCAATCATCTGTAGGTCAGGTTGTTGAGACGGTGGTGATGAATCCACCTTTTGGTACACGGAGGAAAGGTGCTGACATGGAATTTCTCTCTGCGGCTATGAAGGTATGGTTGTACTCTTTCATATTTCTGTTGGCCAAGACATATTCTTTGCTCATCATCTTCTTTATTGTTTTTTGTTTAGTCCTCATATGTTCCCAAGCTTTTAATATATGAATTTATTACTGTATCAGGTTGCTTCTCAAGCAGTTTATTCGTTGCATAAGACCACAACAAGAGAAGTAAGTTCTTCCATTACCGTCCACACTAAATGGCTTAAATGTGAACTAAGAaattatttgagtttgtggtgctCGTAAATGATGTTAATTTTAATTAAGTTGCTATCGCTTATCCAAAAAAGCAAAAAACAGAAGAAGAAAAGCTGGTGATTTTATCAATACAATTATCTGGAAAGTTTAATAGCTGTACTGAATGTTGAATTTACAGTTTCCAGCCTGAAGTTAATGAAGAACCTTAGATTTCTGTTTATCATTGAATAGATCAGCTTTTGGCATTCAAGAAGAGGGGAGTGAAGAATGTCAAAGGTTTCGAAATACAAATTTTAAAAAGGTTGGCCTGTTAGCTAAAGGAGTCCAAAAGGGCAGCCTGGTGCACGAAGCATCTCACATTTACGCATGGTCCGGGAAGGGCCGCACCCAAAGGGGGTGTATGTAGGTAGCCTATCCTGATGCAAGCATCTGTGACTGCTTCCACGATTCGAACCCGTGATCTATTGGTCAtacggagacaactttactgttgctccaaggctcccctttgCTAGCTAAAGGAGTCTGACACATTAAATTTGGGCAAAGGAATGATTGGCTGAGACGATGCTCCTTCATCCCTGATTAGATCTCTTCTTGATGTTTAGAATGATTAGTTACTTTGCAGATGCAAGTATTAGATTCTTGCTCATAACCAGTTATACTTCCTCTACATTTTGTCGCACCAATCATAATTGACTTGTTTTATGCtgttctgatttttcttttgttacaaCAGAAAAACTGCTTACAATCTGTAAAGCGTGTTCCATGTGTTTTCCGCACACAATGTCTGCCTCTTTTTTAACGCAAGAGTGCTCTGATCTAGGTCATGATCAACATTTATCGGTTCAATATAATGTTCGGGAGGATATATAATTTTTTCGTTGTTCTGTTTCTAACAGCATGTGAAAAGAGCAGCCTTGCGAGAATATAATGCAAGAACTGCTGAAGTTATATGTGAGGTACACATTCTTTTTCTTATTCAGTTGCCATTTCTTAACTATCAAGAAAATAGATTCAATGTTTTGTTTTCTATCATGGTAATTGGTAGTGACTTTGATTGAGATTTGGTGTTGCCTTGTAATGTTTTGTGCTCTAATCTCTTTTAATTGCAGCTTCGGTATGATGTGCCACAACTTTacaaatttcacaagaaaaaggaGGTCGACATTGCTGTGGACCTCTGGCGTTTGGTTCCTCAAAGAAAGCAAGAAAGATCTCTGTAGTATAAAGAATAGAAAGTACGCAGATACGATGCATGTCAAATTAAGGACACCCATTTCTTAACTGGAGAAGGTTTCTCACATTATTGCAAGTACAGTTCTACGAAAGAAGTAAGAAATTTGTACCATTTGCTCCAGAACGAACTTTAACTTTGTTACTTGCTACCCGATGTCATTATGCCTGCCAGAGTTTGATTTTGTTATCTTTTGTTCCTAAActttaaaatcttcgtcctcTGAGTGCCCTGTTTGAAGAACATGTGGTCGACTGTTGGAAATGAATTGGCTTTTATATTATCTGCATTATGTGGCAATTTGGCGAAGCATAAAGTTAGTTCAATGCCATCTGAAGCTTTGGAACAGGTACATGTACCGTGATGACTTGTAACTTGGATTAGTTATCTTTGAGATTCGGAAGATTGTCAATACAGGAGTAACTAAGTTTGAGTTTCGTAACTCTGGGAAGAGCTTCTCTCAGTGGATCTTCATAATTATTCACccatattatctattaaaaataggttggataacgaactttttaaaaacgggtcaaatatgaaaaaaaaaatcatattacccacttagaaaatggataaccaatggatagctaatgagtttaacttttacatttgtaaagtctCAAATTCGGGATTCTTCAAGTTTGGGAGACAAAGaattcttccaaaaggtaataaTCTTCAAGAAACTATGGATAATATGAATATCTATATTATTTACCGGTTAACCCGTATTTTATCCGTATTAACTATGGGTtaggtcggataatttatccgtttttgcaTTACCTGTTTTGATCCGCCCATATCCGACCCTACAGGCTGACCTTGGGGAGTGTTGCTACTAAAAATCATCAACACAACGAACTGATCCTGCCTACAGCTGTAAGGCGGCTAGAATTTTATAGGTATTGCTGTGGCTTAGcaagctcccccccccccccccccacatttCTGCGGGAGCTTGATTTAGTTCATTTATCATGGCACAGCTCTAGTTTCTC
The sequence above is drawn from the Nicotiana tabacum cultivar K326 chromosome 13, ASM71507v2, whole genome shotgun sequence genome and encodes:
- the LOC107797895 gene encoding uncharacterized protein LOC107797895 isoform X1; the encoded protein is MKLKQLEGLLGSLEQFSSPKIELEQYPTGAHIASRMLYTADNSFEDVNSKVVADFGCGCGTLGLAAGLLGAGWCRVDACSLHGVFVNRSVIGLDIDIESLEIASANADELEIDMDFIQCDIRNLKWRCQVVETVVMNPPFGTRRKGADMEFLSAAMKVASQAVYSLHKTTTREHVKRAALREYNARTAEVICELRYDVPQLYKFHKKKEVDIAVDLWRLVPQRKQERSL
- the LOC107797895 gene encoding uncharacterized protein LOC107797895 isoform X3, translating into MKLKQLEGLLGSLEQFSSPKIELEQYPTGAHIASRMLYTADNSFEDVNSKVVADFGCGCGTLGLAAGLLGAGWCRVDACSLHGVFVNRSVIGLDIDIESLEIASANADELEVVETVVMNPPFGTRRKGADMEFLSAAMKVASQAVYSLHKTTTREHVKRAALREYNARTAEVICELRYDVPQLYKFHKKKEVDIAVDLWRLVPQRKQERSL
- the LOC107797895 gene encoding uncharacterized protein LOC107797895 isoform X2 codes for the protein MKLKQLEGLLGSLEQFSSPKIELEQYPTGAHIASRMLYTADNSFEDVNSKVVADFGCGCGTLGLAAGLLGAGSVIGLDIDIESLEIASANADELEIDMDFIQCDIRNLKWRCQVVETVVMNPPFGTRRKGADMEFLSAAMKVASQAVYSLHKTTTREHVKRAALREYNARTAEVICELRYDVPQLYKFHKKKEVDIAVDLWRLVPQRKQERSL
- the LOC107797895 gene encoding uncharacterized protein LOC107797895 isoform X4, whose protein sequence is MKLKQLEGLLGSLEQFSSPKIELEQYPTGAHIASRMLYTADNSFEDVNSKVVADFGCGCGTLGLAAGLLGAGSVIGLDIDIESLEIASANADELEVVETVVMNPPFGTRRKGADMEFLSAAMKVASQAVYSLHKTTTREHVKRAALREYNARTAEVICELRYDVPQLYKFHKKKEVDIAVDLWRLVPQRKQERSL